The Panicum hallii strain FIL2 chromosome 9, PHallii_v3.1, whole genome shotgun sequence genome has a window encoding:
- the LOC112872910 gene encoding uncharacterized protein LOC112872910 — translation MRIRTATSDATPSQRRSFLRVDIVRAAPTDPSTAPAPTPAPARSMLKRLFDRQLLRISPAERLPSAGAAEKDEAEPSSVCLDGMVRSFLEDGVGAGAEKPGHGGRYCNCFHGGDNSDDEEDEEAAAAASDVAETIKGLVHCATLRERNLLADVCAHLERHRTAGARRRDLLRLVAASLRAAGHDAAVCVSRWDKSPSHPAGEHAYIDVLLPAASDRGARERVLVDVDFRSAFEVARPTKAYRSLLQRLPAVFVGKDDRLRLLVAAAADAARASLKKRGLHLPPWRKPEYMRAKWLSPYEREREAPPAEEAASAAAASEVGVEGTAAP, via the exons ATGCGGATAAGAACAGCCACGTCGGACGCCACGCCATC CCAGCGCCGTTCATTTCTTCGGGTCGATATTGTGAGGGCCGCTCCGACCGATCCGTCCACGGCaccggcgccgacgccggcgccggcgaggtcGATGCTGAAGCGGCTCTTCGATCGCCAGCTCCTGCGGATCTCGCCAGCGGAGCGGCTACCGTCGGCGGGCGCGGCAGAGAAGGATGAGGCGGAGCCGAGCTCCGTGTGTCTGGACGGCATGGTGCGCAGCTTCTTGGAGGACGGCGTCGGGGCGGGCGCCGAGAAGCCAGGACACGGCGGCCGGTATTGCAACTGCTTCCACGGAGGCGATAATTccgacgacgaggaggacgaggaagcggcggcggcggcttccgaCGTAGCGGAGACGATCAAG GGCCTCGTCCACTGCGCGACGCTCCGAGAGCGCAACCTCCTCGCCGACGTCTGCGCGCACCTGGAGCGCCACCGCACGGCGGGCGCGCGCCGGCGCGACCTGCTCCGCCTGGTGGCCGCCTCGCTCCGTGCCGCGGGGCACGACGCCGCCGTCTGCGTCTCCCGCTGGGACAAGTCCCCCTCCCACCCCGCCGGGGAGCATGCGTACATCGACGTGCTCCTCCCGGCCGCCTCCGAccgcggcgcgcgggagcgcgTCCTGGTGGACGTGGACTTCCGGTCCGCGTTCGAGGTCGCCAGGCCCACCAAGGCGTACCGCTCGCTGCTGCAGCGGCTGCCGGCGGTGTTCGTGGGCAAGGACGACCGGCTCCGCCTCCTCGTGGCCGCCGCAGCCGACGCCGCTCGCGCCAGCCTGAAGAAGCGTGGCCTGCACCTCCCGCCGTGGCGCAAGCCCGAGTACATGCGCGCCAAGTGGCTGTCCCCGTATGAGCGCGAGCGCGAGGCGCCGCCGGCCGAAgaggccgcctccgccgccgctgcgaGCGAGGTCGGCGTTGAGGGAACGGCCGCCCCGTGA
- the LOC112875599 gene encoding uncharacterized protein LOC112875599, with the protein MHRRWHNKKERHQCKVCKKYGHRWYKCKDGDPDDIAAMLAEKVPPKKRKKITEPSCESTDPAPKAMHFPYRSGSGSNQLEPLSIKYLMIPTCEITPPPAISKSTREKIAKGKAKTAGKKKKKEVSVPPDSPAMGTRSKTPQKDSPTSDTRSKRKLPLPDLNC; encoded by the exons ATGCATAGAAGGTGGCACAATAAGAAAGAAAGGCATCAGTGCAAAGTTTGCAAGAAATATGGCCATCGCTGGTATAAGTGTAAGGATGGTGACCCTGATGACATAGCAGCAATGCTGGCTGAAAA GGTTCCAccaaagaaaaggaagaaaattACTGAACCATCTTGTGAGAGCACTGACCCGGCACCTAAGGCAATGCATTTTCCTTATAG GTCTGGAAGTGGCTCAAACCAACTTGAGCCACTTTCCATCAAGTACCTGATGATACCTACATGTGAGATCACACCACCTCCTGCCATCTCCAAGTCTACAAGAGAGAAGATAGCTAAAGGGAAGGCAAAGACAGcagggaaaaagaagaagaaggaagttTCAGTGCCACCTGATAGTCCGGCAATGGGTACTAGAAGCAAAACCCCCCAGAAGGACAGCCCTACCTCAGATACTAGAAGCAAAAGAAAGCTTCCACTTCCAGATCTAAACTGCTAG